A window of Candidatus Poribacteria bacterium genomic DNA:
TCTCTCAAGCACCTTTGCCCAGGATTACACGCAGTGGTCTTTACCCGAAGGTGCTAAGGCACGGTTGGGTAAAGGCTCGGTAGAGGAATTGGTTTATTCTCCCGATAGGACACTTTTGGCAGTTGCGAGTTCTATCGGTATTTGGATTTACGACGCAGAAACGGGCAAGGAACTTGACCTACTCACCGGACATACGGGTTCGGTCAGTAGCGTGGCGTTCAGTCCGGATGGAAATACACTCGCAACTGGGAGTCAGGACGACACGATCCGTCTGTGGAACGCTCAGACAGGCAACCACATTCAAACCCTCACCGGACATACGGATTTGGTCAGTAGCGTGGCGTTCAGTCCGGATGGAAATACACTCGCAACTGGGAGTTTCGATGACACGATCCGTCTGTGGAACGTTCAGACAGGCAACCCCATCCGAACACTCACGGGACATACGGATGATGTCAGTAGCGTGGCATTCAGCCCGGATGGAAATACACTCGCAACTGGGAGTTGGAGTTGGAGGTGGGATGATACCGTCCGTTTGTGGGACGTTCACACGGGCAACCATATCCGAACACTCACAGGACATACGCATTGGG
This region includes:
- a CDS encoding WD40 repeat domain-containing protein: MKTTRFTIFLTVLLTSTVCLSSTFAQDYTQWSLPEGAKARLGKGSVEELVYSPDRTLLAVASSIGIWIYDAETGKELDLLTGHTGSVSSVAFSPDGNTLATGSQDDTIRLWNAQTGNHIQTLTGHTDLVSSVAFSPDGNTLATGSFDDTIRLWNVQTGNPIRTLTGHTDDVSSVAFSPDGNTLATGSWSWRWDDTVRLWDVHTGNHIRTLTGHTHWVNSVAFSPDGNTLATGSRDETIRLWNVQTGNPIRTLTGHTSSVRSVSFSPEGTTLATGSSDNTIRLWDVHTGNHIRTLTGHTGSVRRVAFSPDGNTLESESSDNTIRLWDVHTGNHIR